The following coding sequences are from one Humulus lupulus chromosome X, drHumLupu1.1, whole genome shotgun sequence window:
- the LOC133803262 gene encoding ferredoxin-thioredoxin reductase catalytic chain, chloroplastic, translated as MTVQASSSFTVGIPSFPVRTARSRHSFVIRAKVEPSEKSVELMRKFSEQYARRSGTYFCVDKGVTSVVIKGLADHKDQLGAPLCPCRHYDDKAAEVGQGFWNCPCVPMRERKECHCMLFLTSDNDFAGQEQAITLEEIKESTANM; from the exons ATGACTGTCCAAGCTTCTTCCTCCTTCACCGTTGGCATTCCCTCCTTTCCTGTCCGTACCGCTCGTTCTCGTCATAGCTTTGTAATTCGAGCCAAAG TGGAACCATCAGAGAAGTCTGTTGAGCTAATGAGGAAGTTCTCAGAGCAATATGCTCGGAGGTCTGGAACATACTTCTGTGTTGATAAAGGAGTCACTTCTGTTGTTATCAAG GGATTGGCAGATCATAAAGATCAATTGGGTGCACCTCTTTGCCCTTGTCG GCATTATGATGACAAAGCTGCTGAGGTGGGACAAGGTTTTTGGAACTGTCCTTGTGTTCCTATGAGAGAGAG GAAGGAATGCCATTGCATGCTATTTCTCACTTCCGACAATGACTTTGCCGGGCAGGAACAG GCCATTACATTGGAAGAGATCAAAGAATCAACAGCTAATATGTAA